The Comamonas sp. GB3 AK4-5 genome includes a region encoding these proteins:
- a CDS encoding sodium:solute symporter family protein yields the protein MLLFMVIAYLFVTIGIGLWAARRVKNTADFAVAGRHLPMYMIITLTFATWFGSEIVLGVPAKFIEGGLHAVVEDPFGAGMCLILVGLFFAGKLYRMTLLTISDYYRGRYGRGIELICSLIIMLSYLGWVSAQVTALGLVFNLLSGGTLSIPWGMAIGVLSILIYTLWGGMWSVAVTDFIQMIILVVGLVVLAYFAADMAGGADKVIELATSRDLFKFWPEPSWHEILFFFGAAITMMLGSIPQQDVFQRVMSANSEKAATRGTIIGGTAYILFAFVPMFLVASALIIMPSEVTALLAEDPQKVLPTLVMEKMPLAMQVLFFGALLSAIKSCASATLLAPSVTFTENIWRQMRPMTSDRENLLTMRISVLVFAVCVLAYSILMEGTPIYELVSSAYQVPLVGAFTPLIFGLYWKRASTQGAFAAVVLGIGVWLLFMVVPGWAEVFPQQLAGLMAAITGMVAGSLLPQWVSNRRDEVVHYTSDTGMTPA from the coding sequence GTGCTGCTCTTTATGGTGATTGCCTACCTGTTTGTCACCATCGGCATAGGCCTGTGGGCCGCCAGGCGGGTGAAGAACACGGCCGACTTTGCCGTCGCCGGCCGCCATTTGCCGATGTACATGATCATCACCCTCACGTTCGCCACCTGGTTTGGCTCGGAGATCGTGCTGGGGGTGCCGGCCAAGTTCATCGAGGGCGGCCTGCATGCCGTGGTGGAAGACCCCTTCGGCGCCGGCATGTGTCTGATCCTGGTGGGCCTGTTCTTTGCCGGCAAGCTCTACCGCATGACCTTGCTGACCATCAGTGACTACTATCGTGGCCGCTATGGGCGGGGCATTGAGCTGATCTGCTCACTGATCATCATGCTCAGCTATCTGGGCTGGGTCTCGGCCCAGGTCACGGCGCTGGGCCTGGTGTTCAACCTGCTCTCGGGCGGGACGCTCTCCATACCCTGGGGCATGGCCATTGGCGTGCTGTCGATTCTGATCTATACCCTGTGGGGGGGCATGTGGTCGGTGGCGGTGACCGACTTCATCCAGATGATCATCCTGGTGGTGGGCCTGGTGGTGCTGGCCTACTTTGCCGCCGACATGGCCGGCGGTGCCGACAAGGTGATTGAACTTGCCACCAGCCGCGACCTGTTCAAGTTCTGGCCCGAGCCCAGCTGGCACGAGATTTTGTTCTTCTTTGGCGCGGCCATCACCATGATGCTGGGCTCCATCCCGCAGCAGGACGTGTTCCAGCGCGTGATGTCGGCCAACAGCGAAAAGGCCGCCACGCGCGGCACCATCATCGGCGGCACGGCCTATATCTTGTTTGCCTTTGTGCCCATGTTCCTGGTGGCCAGCGCGCTGATCATCATGCCCAGTGAGGTGACGGCCCTGCTGGCGGAAGACCCGCAGAAAGTGCTGCCCACGTTGGTGATGGAAAAAATGCCGCTGGCCATGCAGGTGCTGTTCTTCGGTGCGCTGCTGTCGGCCATCAAGTCCTGCGCCTCGGCCACCTTGCTGGCTCCCAGCGTCACCTTCACCGAAAACATCTGGCGCCAGATGCGGCCCATGACCAGCGACCGCGAGAACCTGCTCACCATGCGCATCAGCGTGCTGGTGTTTGCCGTCTGCGTGCTGGCCTATTCCATCCTGATGGAGGGCACGCCCATTTATGAGTTGGTCTCCAGCGCTTATCAAGTGCCTCTGGTGGGGGCCTTTACCCCATTGATCTTTGGCCTGTACTGGAAGCGTGCCAGCACCCAGGGGGCTTTTGCCGCCGTGGTGCTGGGCATTGGTGTGTGGCTGTTGTTCATGGTGGTGCCCGGCTGGGCCGAGGTCTTCCCGCAGCAGCTGGCAGGCTTGATGGCGGCCATCACCGGCATGGTGGCCGGCTCGCTGCTGCCGCAATGGGTGTCCAACCGCCGCGATGAGGTGGTGCACTACACCTCCGACACTGGCATGACGCCTGCCTGA
- a CDS encoding FmdB family zinc ribbon protein — translation MPIYAYLCGACGHAKDVLQKLSDAPLTQCPACSAAAFAKQLTAPGFQLKGTGWYATDFKGGASSAASAKTEPAATPACGAGGCGAAAACSAAEV, via the coding sequence ATGCCTATTTATGCGTACCTGTGTGGCGCCTGCGGCCACGCCAAAGATGTGCTGCAAAAGCTGTCCGACGCACCGCTGACCCAGTGCCCGGCCTGCAGCGCAGCCGCGTTTGCCAAGCAGCTCACCGCACCGGGCTTTCAGCTCAAGGGCACGGGCTGGTACGCCACCGACTTCAAGGGCGGCGCCAGCAGCGCTGCTTCGGCCAAGACGGAGCCGGCTGCTACCCCTGCCTGTGGTGCCGGCGGCTGCGGCGCTGCGGCGGCATGTTCCGCTGCGGAGGTGTGA
- a CDS encoding DUF502 domain-containing protein yields MFALRKWLFSGLLVIVPGVITAWVLNWIVSTLDQTLQILPEAWQPDRLLGVHIPGFGVLLTLAILLVVGAVASNFIGRKLVSWGDAVITRIPVVRSIYSSVKQVSDTVFSDSGNAFRTAVLVQWPREGVWTVAFITGNPSGEVANYLRDEYVSVFVPTTPNPTGGYFVLMRKSDCVELEMSVDAALKYIVSMGVVAPPPLPVPDEPNR; encoded by the coding sequence ATGTTCGCCTTGCGCAAGTGGCTGTTCAGCGGACTGCTGGTCATTGTTCCCGGGGTCATCACGGCCTGGGTGCTGAACTGGATCGTCAGCACGCTGGACCAGACGCTGCAAATCCTGCCGGAAGCCTGGCAGCCCGACCGCTTGCTGGGCGTGCATATTCCCGGCTTTGGCGTGCTGCTGACCCTGGCCATCTTGCTGGTGGTGGGCGCCGTGGCCAGCAACTTCATCGGCCGCAAGCTGGTGAGCTGGGGCGATGCGGTGATCACCCGCATCCCGGTGGTACGCTCCATCTATTCCAGCGTCAAGCAGGTCTCGGACACGGTGTTCTCCGACAGCGGCAATGCCTTTCGCACCGCGGTGCTGGTGCAATGGCCGCGCGAAGGGGTCTGGACCGTGGCCTTCATCACCGGCAACCCTTCGGGGGAGGTGGCCAACTATCTGCGTGACGAATATGTCAGCGTGTTTGTGCCGACCACGCCCAACCCCACGGGCGGCTACTTTGTGCTGATGCGCAAAAGCGATTGTGTGGAACTTGAGATGAGCGTGGATGCCGCGCTCAAGTACATCGTCTCCATGGGGGTTGTGGCGCCGCCGCCGCTGCCCGTGCCCGACGAACCCAACCGATAA
- the aspS gene encoding aspartate--tRNA ligase encodes MAMRSEYCGLVTEALMGQTVTLCGWVNRRRDHGGVIFIDLRDREGYVQVVCDPDRAEMFKTAEGIRNEFCVQIKGLVRARPAGTTNDKLKSGQIEVLCHELNVLNASVTPPFQLDDENLSETVRLTNRVLDLRRPVMQRNMMLRYKTAIQVRNFLDKLGFIDIETPMLGKSTPEGARDYLVPSRVHDGEFFALPQSPQLYKQMLMVAGYDRYYQITKCFRDEDLRADRQPEFTQIDCETSFLNEEEIRAIFQRMICEVFQTQLNVDLGEFPIMTYQDAAFRFGSDKPDLRVKLEFTELTDCMGDVDFKVFSTPATTKGGRVVALRVPGGAQISRGEIDGYTEFVKIYGAKGLAWIKVNEVAKGRDGLQSPIVKNLHDAAIAEILKRTGAQDGDLIFFGADKEKIVNDSIGALRLKVGHSEFGKKNGLFEDRWAPLWVVDFPMFEHDEENNRWAAVHHPFTSPKDGHEELMVSDPGKCIAKAYDMVLNGWELGGGSVRIHRADVQAKVFAALNISPEDQRAKFGYLLDALQYGAPPHGGLAFGLDRLITLMTGSDSIRDVIAFPKTQRAQDLLTQAPSPVDEKQLRELHIRLRNTAVTTTTAE; translated from the coding sequence ATGGCCATGCGCTCTGAATACTGCGGTCTTGTGACCGAGGCCCTGATGGGCCAAACCGTGACCCTGTGCGGCTGGGTGAATCGCCGCCGTGACCATGGCGGTGTGATCTTCATCGACCTGCGCGACCGCGAAGGCTATGTGCAGGTGGTGTGTGACCCCGATCGCGCCGAGATGTTCAAGACGGCCGAAGGCATTCGCAATGAGTTCTGCGTGCAGATCAAGGGCCTGGTGCGTGCACGCCCTGCCGGCACCACCAACGACAAGCTCAAGAGCGGCCAGATCGAGGTGCTGTGCCATGAGCTGAATGTGCTGAACGCCTCCGTCACCCCGCCGTTCCAGCTGGACGACGAAAACCTGTCGGAAACCGTGCGCCTCACCAACCGCGTGCTGGACCTGCGCCGCCCGGTGATGCAGCGCAACATGATGCTGCGCTACAAGACTGCCATCCAGGTGCGCAACTTCCTGGACAAGCTAGGTTTTATCGACATCGAAACCCCCATGCTGGGCAAGTCCACCCCCGAAGGCGCCCGCGACTATCTGGTGCCCTCGCGCGTGCATGACGGCGAATTCTTTGCCCTGCCCCAGTCGCCCCAGCTGTACAAGCAGATGCTGATGGTGGCCGGTTACGACCGCTACTACCAGATCACCAAGTGCTTCCGCGACGAAGACCTGCGGGCCGATCGCCAGCCCGAATTCACGCAGATCGACTGCGAAACCTCCTTCCTGAACGAGGAAGAGATCCGCGCCATCTTCCAGCGCATGATCTGCGAAGTCTTCCAGACCCAGCTGAATGTGGATCTGGGCGAATTCCCCATCATGACCTACCAGGACGCAGCCTTCCGCTTCGGTTCGGACAAGCCTGACCTGCGCGTCAAGCTGGAGTTCACCGAGCTGACCGACTGCATGGGCGACGTGGACTTCAAGGTCTTCTCCACCCCCGCCACCACCAAGGGTGGCCGCGTGGTGGCCCTGCGCGTGCCGGGCGGCGCCCAGATCTCGCGCGGCGAAATCGACGGCTACACCGAGTTCGTCAAGATCTACGGCGCCAAGGGCCTGGCCTGGATCAAGGTCAACGAAGTGGCCAAGGGCCGTGACGGTCTGCAGTCCCCCATCGTCAAGAACCTGCACGACGCAGCGATTGCTGAAATTCTGAAGCGCACCGGCGCTCAGGATGGCGACCTCATCTTCTTCGGTGCCGACAAGGAAAAGATCGTCAACGACTCCATCGGTGCCCTGCGTCTGAAGGTGGGGCACAGCGAGTTCGGCAAGAAGAACGGCCTGTTCGAAGACCGCTGGGCACCGCTGTGGGTGGTTGACTTCCCCATGTTCGAGCATGACGAGGAAAACAACCGCTGGGCCGCGGTGCACCACCCCTTCACCAGCCCCAAGGACGGCCACGAAGAACTCATGGTCAGCGACCCGGGCAAGTGCATTGCCAAGGCCTACGACATGGTCCTGAACGGCTGGGAACTGGGCGGTGGCTCGGTGCGTATCCACCGCGCCGACGTGCAGGCCAAGGTGTTTGCCGCCCTGAACATCTCGCCCGAAGACCAGCGCGCCAAGTTCGGCTACCTGCTGGACGCGCTGCAGTACGGCGCGCCTCCCCATGGTGGCCTGGCCTTTGGCCTGGACCGTTTGATCACGCTGATGACGGGTTCCGACTCCATCCGCGACGTGATCGCCTTCCCCAAGACCCAGCGCGCCCAGGACTTGCTGACGCAAGCGCCTTCGCCCGTGGACGAAAAGCAGCTGCGCGAGCTGCACATCCGCCTGCGCAACACGGCGGTGACCACCACCACGGCCGAGTAA
- a CDS encoding CsgG/HfaB family protein, translating to MGRSALGWVAVCGAVFAALALGGCGEKRTELGQGGSEITGSAGPQGARDAAPSLEKCEAPIATVALVENPRGYVMPYGNGQLPPSPVPLVKLLAQQSGCFRVVDRHAGLQGTLREGQLRDAGVLRQGSTVQKGKGYEAQYQLVPSLTFSEQNAGGGLSGIIAMIPVLRDIAGLAGLVENVKFKEAQTALFLTDTETTEQVAAATGAARTTDLGAGGLILGKLGGGGGAGWSNTNEGKVIAAAFLDTHNQLVHQLRVLQTKTLPPAVATRTPAAAR from the coding sequence ATGGGGCGCAGCGCACTGGGCTGGGTGGCCGTATGTGGGGCCGTCTTCGCTGCCTTGGCGCTCGGGGGCTGTGGAGAAAAACGCACCGAACTGGGCCAGGGCGGCTCGGAAATCACGGGTTCTGCCGGCCCGCAGGGTGCGCGCGATGCGGCACCCTCGCTGGAAAAATGCGAGGCACCCATTGCCACCGTGGCCTTGGTTGAGAATCCCCGCGGCTACGTCATGCCCTATGGCAATGGCCAGCTGCCGCCATCGCCCGTGCCCCTGGTGAAACTGCTGGCCCAGCAAAGCGGCTGCTTTCGCGTGGTGGACCGCCATGCCGGCCTGCAGGGCACGCTGCGTGAAGGCCAGTTGCGCGACGCCGGTGTGCTGCGCCAGGGCAGCACGGTACAAAAGGGCAAGGGCTATGAGGCGCAATACCAGTTGGTGCCCAGCCTGACCTTTAGCGAGCAGAACGCGGGCGGTGGCCTGTCCGGCATCATCGCCATGATTCCTGTGCTGCGCGATATTGCTGGGCTTGCCGGCCTGGTGGAGAACGTCAAGTTCAAGGAAGCGCAAACCGCGCTGTTTCTGACCGACACCGAAACCACGGAACAGGTGGCCGCAGCCACGGGTGCGGCCCGCACTACAGACCTGGGAGCGGGCGGCTTGATATTGGGTAAGCTGGGTGGCGGCGGTGGTGCTGGCTGGAGCAATACCAATGAAGGCAAGGTGATTGCCGCCGCATTTCTGGATACCCACAACCAGTTGGTGCACCAGCTACGTGTGCTGCAGACCAAGACCCTGCCTCCGGCGGTCGCAACCCGAACACCCGCTGCGGCACGCTGA
- the nudB gene encoding dihydroneopterin triphosphate diphosphatase yields the protein MVNVSAQGLPAAAAVGQSFKIPESVLVIIYRADGQVLLLRRSQPAPEGQAFWQGVTGSKDFAHEDWRTTAMREVQEETGIDALAPGCELQDWGLENIYTIYPHWLHRYAPGVWWNTERVFGLRVPSYTEPVLNPREHTAFAWHAWREAADRCYSPSNAEAILHLPSYLPA from the coding sequence ATGGTGAATGTGTCAGCCCAGGGCTTGCCTGCTGCTGCGGCAGTGGGGCAGTCTTTCAAGATTCCCGAATCGGTATTGGTCATCATCTACCGTGCCGATGGTCAGGTGCTGCTGCTGCGCCGCAGCCAGCCCGCGCCCGAGGGCCAAGCCTTTTGGCAAGGCGTCACGGGCAGCAAGGATTTTGCGCACGAGGACTGGCGCACCACCGCCATGCGCGAGGTGCAGGAAGAAACCGGCATCGACGCCCTGGCCCCTGGCTGTGAACTGCAGGACTGGGGCCTGGAGAACATCTACACCATCTACCCGCACTGGCTGCATCGGTATGCGCCCGGTGTATGGTGGAACACCGAGCGGGTGTTTGGATTGCGGGTGCCGTCCTACACGGAGCCTGTCTTGAATCCCCGCGAGCACACCGCATTTGCTTGGCATGCTTGGCGGGAAGCGGCCGACCGCTGCTATTCCCCTTCGAATGCCGAAGCCATTCTTCACCTGCCTTCCTACCTTCCTGCATGA
- a CDS encoding endonuclease/exonuclease/phosphatase family protein, translating to MKEPTPSVLTTASGIVLPPEPAVLRVATYNIHKGVQGLGPTRRLEIHNLGHAVEQLDADIVCLQEVRKMNRREEQYFERWPKVSQAEFLAPEGYESVYRTNAYTKDGEHGNALLTRWPVKGSNHIDISDHRFEQRGLLHVEVEVRGRAVHAIVVHLGLIPGSRVRQIQALQQFIEREVPPGAPLVVAGDFNDWGTHIKRLLASYGLYEFEADGLSALTYPSRLPLAQLDHVYVRGMTPTSLAVPQGRIWWRMSDHLPLIAEFHI from the coding sequence ATGAAAGAGCCCACTCCCTCAGTGCTGACCACCGCATCGGGCATTGTTTTGCCGCCCGAGCCGGCCGTTTTGCGCGTGGCCACCTACAACATCCACAAAGGTGTGCAGGGCCTGGGGCCCACGCGGCGGCTGGAGATTCACAACCTGGGCCACGCGGTGGAGCAGCTCGATGCCGACATCGTCTGCCTGCAGGAGGTGCGCAAGATGAATCGGCGCGAGGAGCAGTATTTCGAGCGCTGGCCCAAGGTGTCGCAGGCCGAGTTCCTGGCGCCCGAAGGCTATGAATCGGTCTACCGCACCAATGCCTACACCAAGGACGGCGAGCACGGCAATGCGCTGCTCACGCGCTGGCCCGTCAAGGGCAGCAACCACATCGACATCTCCGACCACCGCTTCGAGCAGCGAGGCCTGCTGCATGTGGAGGTGGAGGTGCGCGGCCGGGCCGTGCATGCCATCGTGGTCCACCTGGGCCTGATCCCCGGCAGCCGCGTGCGCCAGATCCAGGCGCTGCAGCAGTTCATCGAACGCGAGGTGCCGCCCGGTGCGCCCCTGGTGGTGGCCGGCGACTTCAACGACTGGGGCACCCACATCAAGCGGCTGCTGGCCAGCTACGGCTTGTACGAGTTCGAAGCCGATGGCCTGAGCGCGTTGACCTATCCCTCGCGCCTGCCGCTGGCCCAGCTGGACCATGTCTATGTGCGCGGCATGACGCCCACCAGCTTGGCCGTACCCCAGGGCCGCATCTGGTGGCGTATGTCCGATCACTTGCCGTTGATTGCGGAATTCCATATATAG
- the folE gene encoding GTP cyclohydrolase I codes for MFSDLAADDMTPVNPDEGIPVSVKIRERIAAARKRFNANDNIAEFIEPGELEKLLDEVEVKMQGVLDSMVIDTANDHNTKSTARRVAKMYLNEVFKGRYVQAPAITEFPNAERLNELMIVGPITVRSACSHHLCPVIGKIWIGVLPNEHTNVIGLSKYARLVDWVMGRPQIQEEAVVQLADLIMEKTQPDGLAIVMEASHFCMSWRGVREMDSKMLNSVMRGAFLKDVNLRREFLSLIPGRS; via the coding sequence ATGTTTAGTGATCTCGCTGCCGACGACATGACACCTGTGAACCCGGATGAGGGCATCCCCGTCTCCGTGAAAATCCGCGAGCGGATCGCGGCAGCCCGAAAACGCTTCAACGCCAACGACAACATTGCCGAATTTATCGAGCCGGGCGAGCTGGAAAAGCTGCTCGACGAGGTGGAGGTGAAGATGCAGGGCGTGCTCGACAGCATGGTGATCGACACCGCCAACGACCACAACACCAAGAGCACGGCGCGGCGCGTGGCCAAGATGTATTTGAACGAGGTCTTCAAGGGCCGCTACGTGCAGGCGCCGGCGATCACCGAATTCCCCAATGCCGAGCGCCTGAACGAGCTGATGATCGTGGGCCCCATCACCGTGCGCAGCGCCTGCAGCCACCACCTGTGCCCGGTGATTGGCAAGATCTGGATTGGTGTGTTGCCCAATGAGCACACCAATGTGATCGGCCTGTCCAAATACGCCCGCCTGGTGGACTGGGTCATGGGCCGTCCGCAGATCCAGGAAGAGGCCGTGGTGCAGCTGGCCGATCTGATCATGGAAAAAACCCAGCCCGATGGTCTGGCCATCGTGATGGAAGCCTCGCATTTCTGCATGTCCTGGCGCGGTGTGCGCGAGATGGACAGCAAAATGCTGAACTCGGTCATGCGTGGCGCCTTTCTCAAGGATGTCAACCTGCGCCGCGAGTTTCTGTCGCTGATTCCCGGAAGGAGTTAA
- a CDS encoding BLUF domain-containing protein → MLVRLLYVSRAVDTSAAAIESILAQSREHNLSKGLTGVLCYGGGVFLQAIEGGRSAVSHLFSTLQQDARHKDVELLQFQEIEERRFGGWTMGVVNLNKLNHSILLKYSEKAELDPYAVSGKVSFALLEELMATASIIGRA, encoded by the coding sequence ATGCTGGTGCGCCTGCTCTATGTCAGCCGCGCAGTCGATACCTCGGCCGCGGCCATCGAATCCATACTCGCCCAGTCGCGCGAGCACAATCTCAGCAAGGGCCTGACCGGCGTGCTGTGCTATGGCGGCGGGGTGTTTTTGCAGGCCATAGAGGGCGGGCGCAGCGCGGTCAGCCACCTGTTCAGCACCTTGCAGCAAGATGCGCGCCACAAGGATGTGGAGCTGTTGCAGTTCCAGGAGATCGAAGAGCGCCGCTTTGGCGGCTGGACCATGGGTGTGGTCAATCTGAACAAGCTCAACCATTCCATCTTGCTCAAATATTCCGAAAAGGCCGAGCTCGATCCCTACGCCGTCTCCGGCAAGGTGTCGTTTGCCTTACTGGAAGAGCTGATGGCCACGGCCTCCATCATTGGCCGGGCATGA
- a CDS encoding EamA family transporter encodes MSLQAFALIIVAGLIHAGWNVAAKKAGGDSRFAFFTSFIMMLVWAPLGWWVGRDVVQHWGAIEWVVVLVSGLLHVAYYVILLRGYRHADLTVVYPLARGSGPLMSSMVAILFLGEQISTLGVAGIAGVVLGVFFIAGGPALLRPRTDPEARLRLRRGLLYGVATGVFIASYTVVDGYGVRMLLMSPILIDYMGNFVRVFLLAPVVLRDLPEARRLWALQWRWAALVALVSPIAYVLVLYAMQTAPMSHVAPAREVSMLFAALIGGHLLNEGDRVVRIFGALLIALGVTALALG; translated from the coding sequence ATGAGTTTGCAGGCATTTGCGCTGATCATCGTGGCCGGTCTGATCCACGCGGGGTGGAACGTGGCGGCCAAGAAGGCGGGGGGCGACTCCCGCTTTGCCTTTTTCACCTCCTTCATCATGATGCTGGTCTGGGCTCCGCTGGGCTGGTGGGTGGGCCGTGACGTGGTGCAGCACTGGGGGGCGATCGAATGGGTCGTGGTGCTGGTCAGCGGACTGCTGCATGTGGCGTATTACGTGATCTTGCTGCGCGGCTACCGCCATGCAGACCTGACGGTGGTCTACCCGCTGGCGCGGGGCAGCGGGCCGCTGATGTCGTCCATGGTGGCGATCCTCTTTCTGGGCGAGCAGATCTCGACCCTGGGCGTGGCCGGCATTGCCGGCGTGGTGCTGGGCGTGTTCTTCATCGCCGGCGGGCCGGCGTTGCTGCGCCCGCGTACCGATCCCGAAGCCAGGCTGCGCCTGCGCCGTGGCTTGCTGTATGGCGTGGCCACCGGGGTTTTTATCGCCAGCTACACCGTGGTGGATGGCTACGGCGTGCGCATGCTGCTGATGTCGCCCATCTTGATCGACTACATGGGCAATTTTGTGCGCGTCTTCCTGCTGGCCCCCGTGGTGCTGCGTGACCTGCCCGAAGCCCGCCGTCTGTGGGCACTGCAATGGCGCTGGGCCGCGCTGGTGGCCTTGGTCAGCCCCATTGCCTATGTGCTGGTGCTGTATGCCATGCAGACGGCCCCCATGTCCCATGTGGCGCCGGCGCGCGAGGTGTCCATGCTGTTTGCCGCGCTGATTGGTGGGCATTTGCTGAATGAGGGCGACCGCGTGGTGCGCATCTTTGGCGCGCTGCTGATTGCGTTGGGGGTGACTGCGCTTGCATTAGGGTAG
- a CDS encoding LysE family translocator, whose translation MPSLESLTAFFGIAVLLALTPGPDNIFVLLQSAQKGWRAGLAVVLGLTAGVAVHTTAVALGLAAVFAASVTAFTVLKWCGAAYLSYLAWGALRAQSSVSDMPVQQARDQRLPLREGLRMVGRGLVMNLTNPKVLIFFLAFLPQFANPALGPVAPQIAVYGAVFMAATLLVFGSIACFSGLFGAMLQRSARAQWWLNRLAGMVFLGMAVRLATVER comes from the coding sequence ATGCCTTCTCTGGAATCGCTGACCGCCTTTTTTGGCATTGCCGTGCTGCTGGCTTTGACGCCCGGGCCAGACAATATTTTTGTGCTGCTGCAGTCCGCGCAAAAAGGCTGGCGTGCCGGGCTGGCGGTGGTGTTGGGTTTGACGGCCGGTGTCGCGGTGCACACCACGGCCGTGGCCCTGGGCCTTGCGGCGGTGTTTGCCGCTTCGGTCACGGCATTCACCGTGCTCAAGTGGTGTGGTGCGGCCTATTTGAGCTATCTGGCCTGGGGGGCGCTGCGGGCGCAGTCCAGCGTCAGCGACATGCCGGTGCAGCAGGCCCGCGACCAGCGTTTGCCGTTGCGTGAGGGGCTGCGCATGGTGGGGCGGGGCCTGGTGATGAACCTTACCAACCCCAAGGTGCTGATTTTCTTCCTGGCCTTCTTGCCCCAGTTTGCCAATCCGGCACTGGGCCCGGTGGCGCCGCAGATTGCGGTCTATGGTGCCGTCTTCATGGCCGCCACCTTGCTGGTGTTTGGCTCCATCGCCTGTTTCAGCGGGCTGTTTGGTGCCATGCTGCAGCGCTCGGCCCGTGCCCAGTGGTGGCTGAACCGGCTGGCCGGCATGGTGTTTTTGGGCATGGCGGTGCGTTTGGCGACGGTGGAAAGGTAA
- a CDS encoding winged helix-turn-helix domain-containing protein, which yields MQPNAAHPRYRRMALACQGLSSTRPFGKGLAGTQAAIAHLGYVQIDTLAVVQRAHHHVLWARVPAYETGHLNQLVQKRQIFEHWFHAAAYLPMRDYRFALPRMHSIRSGEHPYFKSVDKKLMQELLARVRGEGALSMRELDTGRNGTSGSWWSWGPGRRALDKLFMQGDLMICERNGMGKVYALREQMLPAGMDLSEPSTEEYARYLLDTSLRAHGLVTWKQLLHLRTGKPLREAMRSLLAERVDAGQLLAVQDAGLDQAYVDAHLLDEARRPAPRGIRLLSPFDNLVIHRERLAALFGMDFRLECYVPAPQRSYGYFCLPLLWGDRLVGRMDCKAHRKEKRLQVLSLHLENQALDLERFGPQLRQALEKFAAFNDCEQIASEDARLQSWMK from the coding sequence ATGCAGCCCAACGCAGCACACCCACGCTATCGCCGCATGGCCCTGGCCTGCCAGGGCCTGAGCTCCACCAGGCCTTTTGGCAAAGGCCTGGCCGGCACACAGGCCGCCATCGCGCATCTGGGCTATGTGCAGATTGACACCCTGGCCGTGGTGCAGCGCGCCCACCACCATGTGCTGTGGGCGCGGGTGCCGGCTTATGAAACAGGGCATCTGAACCAGCTGGTGCAGAAGCGCCAGATCTTTGAGCATTGGTTTCATGCGGCGGCCTATCTGCCCATGCGCGACTACCGCTTTGCCCTGCCGCGCATGCACAGCATTCGCAGCGGTGAGCATCCCTACTTCAAAAGCGTCGACAAAAAGCTCATGCAGGAGCTGCTGGCCCGCGTGCGCGGCGAAGGTGCGCTGTCCATGCGCGAGCTGGACACGGGCCGCAACGGCACCAGCGGCAGCTGGTGGAGCTGGGGCCCAGGCCGCCGGGCGCTGGACAAGCTGTTCATGCAGGGCGACTTGATGATTTGTGAACGCAACGGCATGGGCAAGGTCTATGCACTGCGCGAGCAAATGCTGCCTGCGGGCATGGACCTGAGCGAGCCATCCACCGAGGAGTACGCCCGCTATCTGCTGGACACCAGCTTGCGCGCCCACGGTCTGGTCACCTGGAAACAGCTGCTGCATCTGCGCACTGGCAAGCCCTTGCGCGAGGCCATGCGCAGCTTGCTGGCCGAGCGCGTGGACGCAGGCCAGTTGCTGGCCGTGCAGGATGCGGGCCTGGACCAGGCCTATGTCGACGCCCATCTGCTGGACGAAGCCCGCAGGCCCGCCCCACGCGGCATACGCCTGCTCTCGCCCTTTGACAATCTGGTGATTCACCGCGAACGCCTAGCCGCCTTGTTTGGCATGGACTTCCGCCTGGAATGCTATGTGCCCGCGCCCCAGCGCAGCTATGGCTATTTCTGCCTGCCCCTGCTGTGGGGCGATCGCCTGGTGGGCCGCATGGACTGCAAAGCCCATCGCAAGGAAAAGCGCTTGCAGGTGCTGAGCCTGCATCTGGAAAACCAGGCGCTGGATCTGGAACGCTTCGGGCCACAGCTACGCCAGGCGCTGGAAAAATTTGCAGCCTTCAACGACTGCGAGCAAATCGCCAGCGAGGATGCCCGGCTCCAGTCCTGGATGAAATAG